A portion of the Candidatus Woesearchaeota archaeon genome contains these proteins:
- a CDS encoding copper-translocating P-type ATPase has translation MKKTDLPIGGMHCASCAARIERKLKKVPGIDNATVNYATHKATVSHKDELDMKLIKKTIGGIGYSLASASVDHEKKARQKEILTIKKQLIFSVVLGFPLLVFAMAPHIGIALPDFILRNMALIQIILTTPILIANYHFYTRGISTIFKSGTATMDTLVALGTGSAYLYSLFIAIMIWSGSQNYGSNDLYFEVAGLLVVFIMLGRYLEAVAKGKTSEAIKNLMGLQPKTAAVFRKGKELIIPINQVVVGDTVVVKPGQKIPVDGIVTQGHSSVDESMITGESIPVEKSKGAKVIGATINKSGSFRFRATKIGSDTFLAQIIQLVEDAQGSKAPIQKLADIISAYFVPVVVLIAIISALIWYFLGFGFAFALTIFVAVMIIACPCALGLATPTAVMVGTGLAAQHGILIKSASALQQAHKMDTIVFDKTGTLTEGKPVVTDIVSLGKEKQDSLLRIAAVLEKGSEHPLGDAIVGAAKQKRMKLPDADSFKAFVGSGIKASYNRKAYYLGNRKLMKSRKISISKAERKIQDLEKQGKTVMVLADTKALGLIAVADTPKRSSVAAVKKLRMMGKKVVMMTGDNRRTGEAIAAQLGIDHVLAEVLPQDKAREVRKLQKRGLVAMVGDGINDAPALAQADIGIAIGSGTDVAIESGDIVLVRNDMMDVVRAMDLSRYAMRKIRQNLFWAFFYNIISIPVAAGILYHVTGWLLSPIIAGGAMAFSSVSVVTNSLMMKRYTGKDYK, from the coding sequence ATGAAGAAGACAGATCTGCCGATAGGAGGGATGCATTGCGCTTCCTGCGCTGCACGGATTGAACGCAAGCTGAAGAAGGTTCCCGGTATAGACAATGCCACTGTCAACTACGCTACTCATAAGGCTACAGTGTCCCACAAGGATGAGCTGGATATGAAGCTCATAAAGAAGACTATCGGGGGTATTGGTTATTCTCTGGCTTCAGCTTCTGTTGATCATGAGAAGAAGGCCAGGCAGAAAGAGATTCTGACAATAAAGAAGCAGCTTATCTTCTCTGTAGTCTTGGGCTTTCCATTGTTGGTCTTTGCAATGGCCCCTCATATTGGCATAGCTCTCCCGGATTTCATATTACGGAACATGGCACTGATCCAGATTATTCTCACAACACCAATACTGATTGCTAATTATCATTTCTACACAAGGGGCATATCGACGATATTCAAATCTGGCACAGCTACCATGGATACTCTTGTTGCCCTGGGCACTGGATCTGCATACCTCTACAGCTTGTTCATAGCGATCATGATTTGGTCTGGCAGTCAAAATTACGGTTCTAATGATTTGTATTTTGAGGTTGCCGGTCTTCTTGTCGTCTTCATCATGCTTGGCAGGTATCTTGAGGCTGTTGCCAAGGGCAAGACATCTGAAGCGATCAAGAATCTGATGGGACTGCAGCCTAAGACCGCTGCAGTTTTCAGGAAAGGGAAGGAGTTAATCATACCGATCAACCAGGTTGTTGTAGGGGATACTGTTGTTGTGAAGCCAGGCCAGAAGATCCCTGTTGATGGCATTGTGACTCAGGGCCATTCTTCTGTTGATGAGTCAATGATCACAGGAGAATCAATTCCAGTGGAGAAATCTAAAGGGGCCAAGGTTATCGGAGCCACTATAAACAAATCAGGATCTTTCAGGTTCAGGGCAACGAAGATAGGCTCTGATACTTTCCTTGCTCAGATCATACAGCTTGTCGAGGATGCACAGGGCTCCAAAGCCCCTATCCAGAAGCTTGCTGACATCATCTCAGCTTATTTTGTCCCGGTTGTTGTTTTGATCGCGATTATATCAGCATTGATATGGTATTTCCTCGGTTTCGGCTTTGCTTTTGCACTTACTATTTTTGTTGCTGTGATGATCATTGCCTGTCCATGTGCGCTTGGTCTTGCCACACCGACTGCTGTAATGGTAGGCACAGGTCTGGCTGCTCAGCATGGTATCCTGATAAAGAGCGCTTCTGCACTTCAGCAGGCCCATAAGATGGACACAATTGTATTTGACAAGACTGGCACCCTGACAGAGGGTAAGCCTGTTGTCACAGACATTGTTTCTCTTGGGAAAGAGAAGCAGGATTCATTGCTCAGGATTGCTGCTGTTCTAGAGAAGGGTTCAGAGCATCCTCTGGGAGATGCAATTGTTGGTGCTGCTAAGCAGAAAAGGATGAAGCTTCCTGATGCAGATTCCTTCAAGGCTTTTGTCGGCAGCGGGATAAAGGCATCTTACAATCGAAAGGCATATTATCTTGGCAACAGGAAACTCATGAAGTCAAGAAAGATCTCAATATCCAAAGCTGAGAGAAAGATTCAGGACCTGGAGAAGCAGGGCAAGACTGTGATGGTTCTTGCTGATACGAAGGCTCTCGGCCTGATAGCTGTCGCTGACACCCCCAAGAGAAGTTCTGTTGCTGCTGTCAAGAAGCTCAGGATGATGGGCAAGAAAGTTGTGATGATGACTGGCGACAACAGGCGCACTGGTGAAGCAATAGCTGCCCAGCTTGGCATTGATCATGTCCTTGCTGAAGTTCTCCCCCAGGACAAGGCTAGAGAGGTCAGGAAGCTGCAGAAGAGAGGTTTAGTCGCAATGGTCGGCGATGGGATAAATGATGCCCCTGCTTTGGCTCAGGCAGATATTGGCATTGCTATTGGTTCAGGTACAGATGTCGCTATTGAGTCAGGTGATATTGTGCTTGTGAGGAACGACATGATGGATGTTGTCAGGGCAATGGATCTGAGCAGGTATGCGATGAGAAAGATAAGGCAGAACCTCTTCTGGGCTTTCTTCTATAACATCATCAGCATCCCTGTTGCTGCAGGTATCTTGTACCATGTCACAGGCTGGCTCTTGTCACCGATAATTGCTGGCGGAGCCATGGCATTTTCCAGTGTGAGTGTGGTCACAAATTCATTGATGATGAAGAGGTATACCGGAAAAGATTACAAATAA
- a CDS encoding heavy-metal-associated domain-containing protein, with the protein MKDETFRIDGMTCQSCVRTIEKRLIKLEGVQRIEVFLDKGTADIKYDQDIISLDEIKSKVLDLGYAIDGVNGEKRKHTFWQGLGYGLIPHIGCIAFIIGSVLGVTVLMQFFKPLLMNRYFFHFLIGISILFATLSSALYLRRNSLLSFEGVRKKWKYLASMYGSTVGINIVLFFLIFPLMANISIASPSASSAGIPGSPDSLLKISVDIPCPGHAPLISNELKTVAGVESVRFSFPNDFDVSYDSSQTSKEQMLQLEVFSEYPATVLDDSTGAVAQDGLKAVSANTAEAGSIGCGGAGGCGKTGCGGGCGGYGDYDSSGAGCTGG; encoded by the coding sequence ATGAAGGATGAGACATTTAGGATTGATGGTATGACATGCCAGAGCTGTGTCAGGACTATTGAGAAGCGCCTGATAAAGCTGGAAGGTGTGCAGAGGATTGAGGTATTTTTGGATAAGGGCACTGCAGATATTAAGTATGACCAGGATATTATTAGTCTGGATGAGATCAAGAGCAAGGTCTTGGATCTTGGTTACGCTATTGATGGTGTAAATGGAGAGAAGAGGAAGCATACTTTTTGGCAGGGTCTTGGATATGGTCTTATCCCGCACATTGGCTGTATAGCTTTCATAATCGGTTCTGTGCTGGGAGTCACTGTGCTGATGCAGTTCTTCAAGCCCTTGCTGATGAACCGTTACTTTTTCCATTTCCTGATTGGCATTTCGATTCTTTTCGCAACCCTCTCGAGTGCCCTCTATCTGAGGAGGAATTCCCTCCTCTCTTTTGAGGGTGTCAGGAAGAAATGGAAGTACTTGGCTTCAATGTATGGCTCTACAGTTGGGATAAATATTGTGCTCTTTTTCCTGATATTCCCTCTGATGGCCAATATCTCAATAGCTTCCCCTTCAGCATCATCTGCAGGGATCCCCGGTTCACCTGATTCACTGCTCAAGATAAGTGTTGATATACCCTGCCCTGGTCACGCCCCTCTTATCTCAAATGAGCTTAAGACTGTGGCCGGAGTTGAATCTGTCAGATTCAGCTTCCCCAATGATTTTGATGTATCTTATGATTCATCTCAGACATCAAAAGAGCAGATGCTGCAATTGGAGGTTTTCAGCGAGTATCCTGCTACAGTCCTTGATGATTCAACAGGAGCTGTTGCCCAGGATGGCCTCAAAGCAGTTAGTGCAAATACTGCTGAAGCAGGATCAATAGGGTGCGGCGGGGCTGGAGGTTGTGGCAAAACTGGTTGTGGTGGCGGTTGTGGTGGCTATGGTGATTATGATAGTTCAGGTGCCGGTTGCACTGGCGGCTGA
- a CDS encoding 50S ribosomal protein L10 has translation MKAHVAQYKKDNVKEFTKLLKDYPIIGTVNLENLPTAQLQQMRGQLRNAMVLKVTKRRFINIAIDNAAKDKPGLEKLKEHLPGMPALFFTKENPFKLYKIIQKSKSNAPAKAGQTAPRDITVQPGPTNFAPGPIISDLAGVGIKAGIENGKVAIKAESTIVKKGAIINEKQAGIMAKLGIEPMEIGLNVVAVYENGIIFTSDIMGVDETEYINKISQAASWAFNLAVEAGIMTKETTEHLIVKAFTEAKALAISQNIYGKDVIDQIVAKANNQMLALKTQLNL, from the coding sequence ATGAAAGCGCATGTAGCACAATACAAGAAGGACAATGTGAAGGAATTCACAAAGCTCCTGAAAGACTATCCAATAATCGGGACTGTGAATCTCGAAAACCTTCCGACTGCACAGCTGCAGCAGATGAGAGGGCAGCTGCGAAATGCGATGGTCCTGAAGGTCACGAAAAGAAGGTTCATAAATATCGCGATCGACAATGCAGCAAAGGACAAACCAGGGCTTGAGAAGCTCAAAGAGCATCTTCCCGGGATGCCTGCGCTGTTCTTCACCAAGGAGAACCCTTTCAAGCTCTACAAAATCATACAGAAAAGCAAGTCAAATGCCCCTGCCAAGGCCGGCCAGACAGCGCCAAGAGACATCACAGTCCAGCCAGGCCCGACAAACTTCGCTCCGGGGCCGATCATCTCAGACCTTGCAGGTGTAGGGATCAAGGCGGGTATAGAGAACGGCAAAGTGGCTATAAAAGCAGAATCCACCATAGTCAAGAAAGGCGCCATCATCAATGAGAAGCAGGCAGGCATAATGGCGAAGCTCGGCATAGAGCCGATGGAGATAGGACTCAATGTCGTCGCTGTATACGAGAACGGGATCATATTCACATCTGACATCATGGGAGTCGATGAGACAGAATACATCAACAAGATATCACAGGCTGCAAGCTGGGCATTCAACCTCGCAGTCGAAGCAGGCATCATGACAAAAGAGACAACAGAGCATCTCATAGTCAAGGCCTTCACAGAGGCCAAGGCACTGGCAATAAGCCAGAACATCTATGGAAAAGATGTGATCGACCAGATAGTTGCAAAAGCGAACAACCAAATGTTGGCGCTGAAGACACAATTGAACTTATAA
- a CDS encoding histidine phosphatase family protein, which translates to MIREYNIRHIRTYENAMKLISGQSDGTMLTGDDYREARRIIERQAKYLAELKYPIDVILHSPQGRTTHTVEIIKEFLPDVPTDSLEYMTEYNWGPYEAQPKTVLGMPTRIYAITQDDPRTENMKHFIDRVNEYHETLFERYKGLSILSVGHGFWFAVRRNLALGQEPSPENTRILHNGQFHIYEWKDNGELMACRFGKMKSKKHSLAETPLPE; encoded by the coding sequence ATGATAAGAGAGTATAACATACGGCATATCAGGACATATGAGAATGCTATGAAGCTTATTTCTGGGCAGTCAGACGGCACCATGCTGACCGGTGATGATTACAGGGAAGCCAGGAGAATCATCGAAAGGCAAGCAAAATACCTGGCAGAATTAAAATATCCAATTGATGTCATACTGCATAGCCCTCAAGGAAGAACAACACATACAGTAGAGATCATAAAAGAATTCCTGCCGGATGTTCCAACTGATTCATTAGAGTACATGACTGAATATAATTGGGGGCCTTATGAGGCCCAACCAAAAACCGTCCTCGGAATGCCTACAAGGATATATGCAATAACACAAGATGATCCAAGAACCGAAAACATGAAACACTTCATCGACAGGGTGAATGAGTATCATGAAACACTGTTCGAAAGATACAAAGGCCTCAGCATACTGTCTGTCGGACATGGATTCTGGTTTGCAGTAAGAAGAAATCTTGCTTTAGGACAAGAACCATCTCCAGAGAACACCAGGATCCTCCATAATGGACAGTTCCACATATATGAATGGAAGGATAATGGAGAACTAATGGCCTGCAGATTCGGGAAAATGAAATCAAAGAAGCACTCACTTGCCGAAACGCCTTTGCCTGAGTGA
- a CDS encoding DUF2318 domain-containing protein — MKKGYAVLILFVVIALGYVLKPSGVAGNAIAATGVMSIPTSQISSTAQFYEYAVNGVAVRFFAVKDSDGSIKTAFDACDVCGAQKKGYRQEGDQMVCNNCGNKYPLSGLGTENTMGGGCWPGFLPSKVQGDSLVINKADLAAGKRRFA; from the coding sequence ATGAAGAAAGGATATGCTGTTTTGATATTGTTTGTCGTCATTGCTTTAGGTTATGTGCTGAAGCCATCAGGTGTTGCAGGCAATGCTATTGCTGCGACAGGGGTCATGAGCATTCCAACATCGCAGATCTCATCGACAGCTCAGTTTTATGAATATGCTGTAAATGGTGTTGCTGTCAGGTTCTTTGCAGTGAAAGACAGTGACGGCTCTATCAAGACCGCTTTTGATGCCTGTGATGTCTGTGGTGCACAGAAAAAGGGTTATAGACAGGAAGGTGATCAGATGGTCTGCAATAATTGTGGCAACAAGTATCCCCTAAGCGGTTTAGGCACTGAGAACACCATGGGTGGTGGTTGCTGGCCTGGTTTTCTGCCAAGCAAGGTCCAAGGTGATAGTCTAGTCATCAACAAGGCAGATCTTGCAGCAGGCAAGAGAAGGTTTGCATAA
- the rpl12p gene encoding 50S ribosomal protein P1, protein MEYVYAAMLLHKAGQKIDEANVKKVLEAAGAKADEAKTKALVAALDGVNIDEAIKKAAVVAAPAAAPAAGGAAPAEKKEEKPKEEKKSAEEAAAGLGALFG, encoded by the coding sequence ATGGAATACGTATATGCTGCAATGTTGTTGCACAAAGCCGGCCAGAAGATAGATGAAGCCAATGTCAAGAAAGTGCTAGAAGCTGCAGGAGCAAAGGCTGATGAAGCCAAGACAAAAGCTCTCGTCGCTGCCCTAGACGGCGTAAATATCGACGAGGCCATCAAGAAGGCAGCAGTAGTCGCTGCACCAGCCGCAGCACCGGCCGCAGGAGGAGCTGCACCGGCAGAGAAGAAGGAAGAGAAGCCCAAGGAAGAGAAGAAATCGGCTGAAGAAGCTGCAGCAGGACTGGGCGCCCTGTTCGGATAA
- a CDS encoding superoxide dismutase, translating into MHELPKLDYGYDALEPHIDEKTMRIHHTKHHQGYVDKLNEAVKGTEFESMTAEGLLMHLEKVPERIRTAVRNNGGGHYNHSLFWKVIGPDCGGKPGGKLGDDIQKKWGSFEKFKEEFSNAAAIIFGSGWAWLVADKGKLEITITANQDSPISKGKMPLIGLDIWEHAYYLRYQNKRPEYIKAWWNMVDWKRADERYRRAL; encoded by the coding sequence ATGCATGAACTGCCAAAACTGGATTATGGATATGATGCACTTGAGCCGCATATCGATGAAAAGACAATGAGGATCCACCACACAAAGCACCATCAGGGATATGTAGACAAATTGAATGAAGCAGTCAAAGGCACAGAGTTCGAGAGCATGACTGCAGAAGGGCTGCTGATGCACCTGGAAAAGGTGCCGGAGAGGATCAGGACTGCTGTAAGAAACAATGGAGGGGGGCATTATAACCACTCCCTTTTTTGGAAAGTGATAGGACCTGACTGTGGGGGAAAACCCGGCGGAAAGCTAGGAGACGACATCCAGAAGAAATGGGGAAGCTTCGAGAAATTCAAAGAAGAATTCTCAAATGCAGCAGCAATAATATTCGGCAGCGGATGGGCGTGGTTAGTTGCGGACAAAGGGAAACTCGAGATAACCATCACAGCAAACCAAGACAGTCCTATAAGCAAGGGAAAGATGCCTCTCATAGGGTTAGATATCTGGGAGCACGCATACTACCTCAGATATCAGAACAAGAGGCCGGAGTATATCAAAGCCTGGTGGAATATGGTTGATTGGAAGCGAGCAGATGAAAGATATAGAAGGGCTTTATAA
- a CDS encoding MarR family transcriptional regulator, translated as MKNRTVGLLIIGIAVLIGFIVYLFNRALTDIVNASCTHGSECPMWQTLDVQTNIGIVIMVFVIIGGIYLVLWGDKESFDKKPRKALPKDLSNDEKLIMAALASSDGTIFQSDLVEKTNMSKVKVTRLLDRLEGKGLIERKRRGMTNVVVLKH; from the coding sequence ATGAAGAACCGCACAGTGGGATTGTTGATTATAGGCATTGCAGTTTTGATAGGATTTATTGTATACCTATTCAACAGGGCCTTGACTGATATTGTCAATGCATCCTGTACCCATGGATCAGAATGTCCCATGTGGCAGACCCTTGATGTCCAGACAAATATAGGTATTGTGATCATGGTCTTTGTTATTATCGGAGGTATCTATCTGGTGTTATGGGGTGACAAGGAATCATTCGATAAAAAGCCCCGGAAAGCCCTTCCAAAGGATCTCAGCAATGATGAGAAGCTCATCATGGCTGCCCTGGCATCTTCTGATGGCACCATTTTCCAGTCAGACCTGGTCGAGAAGACTAATATGAGCAAGGTCAAGGTCACTAGGCTTCTTGACAGGCTTGAAGGTAAAGGTCTGATAGAGCGCAAGAGGCGCGGCATGACCAATGTGGTTGTTCTCAAGCACTGA
- a CDS encoding transglutaminase domain-containing protein, giving the protein MSRIHEDDIRKFHPDPEGMEREIGLIEEKEKRGPLLAIIAVFILMLFVLMIIPHYSVKMNPEPQKIPKLDEVLTDRNFSFNTYEYENPYDMPQFVESKDPTVKGVADRIATQSCPEGGRICHAKAMFYFVRDNFEYVNDPARYEYVKTAKESFLNHGGDCDDASVLLATLEEAVGVPARFIFIPGHVYVQIFLPEAPARYKQEGWISLDPTCQSCGFGEVPYKNIGADNRVVG; this is encoded by the coding sequence ATGAGCAGAATACATGAGGATGATATCAGGAAATTCCACCCAGATCCAGAAGGAATGGAAAGGGAGATAGGACTTATTGAGGAGAAAGAAAAAAGAGGACCTCTCCTAGCAATAATAGCTGTGTTCATCCTCATGCTCTTTGTGCTGATGATAATACCCCATTATTCAGTCAAAATGAATCCAGAGCCGCAGAAAATCCCAAAGCTGGATGAGGTGCTGACCGACAGGAACTTCAGCTTCAACACATATGAATATGAGAATCCCTATGATATGCCCCAATTCGTGGAATCAAAAGACCCGACTGTAAAAGGTGTAGCAGACAGGATTGCGACACAGAGCTGCCCTGAAGGAGGAAGGATATGCCATGCAAAAGCCATGTTCTACTTTGTGCGCGACAATTTCGAATATGTCAATGACCCTGCCAGGTATGAATATGTCAAGACAGCAAAAGAATCATTCCTGAACCATGGCGGGGACTGCGATGACGCATCAGTCCTTCTGGCGACACTTGAAGAGGCTGTCGGCGTGCCGGCACGGTTCATCTTCATACCTGGGCATGTCTATGTACAGATATTCCTGCCAGAAGCGCCTGCCAGATACAAGCAAGAAGGATGGATAAGCCTGGACCCCACCTGCCAAAGCTGCGGGTTCGGAGAAGTGCCGTACAAGAACATAGGTGCAGACAATAGAGTGGTCGGATAA
- a CDS encoding DNA-directed RNA polymerase subunit L, with the protein MEIKVLENKKTRFVAEISGVGHTFCNALVSELWNDKDVTAAAYSIDHPFVGVPKLVLETKSKSPKDVLKDASKRIQKNSESFAKTFAKMK; encoded by the coding sequence ATGGAGATCAAGGTTCTAGAGAACAAGAAGACAAGATTTGTGGCAGAGATTTCAGGAGTCGGCCACACATTCTGCAACGCCCTAGTCTCTGAACTGTGGAATGACAAGGACGTGACAGCAGCAGCCTACAGCATAGACCACCCGTTTGTGGGGGTGCCTAAGCTTGTGCTAGAGACAAAATCCAAGAGCCCGAAAGATGTCCTGAAAGATGCCTCGAAAAGGATCCAAAAGAATTCTGAAAGCTTTGCAAAAACATTCGCAAAGATGAAGTGA
- a CDS encoding methyltransferase — protein MKLSKSGLAIELSKLKAFEDPSAKQEQYPTDSEIAAEVLWQAKMLGDVDDKKISDLGAGTGILGIGALLLGAEECIFVEKDADAVKICKENIEGYDINAEVIQGDINDLNEKCDVIIMNPPFGTKKEHADKRFLEQAFRTADIIYSFHKTSTEKFVKAIAKDHGFDVTNRWDFSFPLKKTHKFHKRKIHRIEVSCFRMQRMQGKHL, from the coding sequence ATGAAACTGAGCAAATCCGGGCTCGCAATCGAGCTCTCAAAGCTGAAAGCCTTCGAGGATCCCTCAGCCAAGCAAGAGCAATACCCCACAGATTCCGAGATTGCAGCAGAAGTGCTGTGGCAGGCAAAAATGCTCGGAGATGTCGACGACAAAAAAATCTCGGACCTCGGGGCAGGCACAGGCATATTGGGGATAGGGGCACTGCTCCTCGGTGCAGAGGAATGCATATTTGTCGAGAAGGATGCAGATGCAGTCAAGATATGCAAAGAGAACATTGAAGGATATGATATAAATGCTGAAGTGATACAAGGGGATATCAATGATCTCAATGAGAAATGCGATGTCATCATAATGAATCCCCCGTTCGGCACAAAGAAGGAGCATGCAGACAAGAGATTCTTAGAGCAGGCATTCAGGACAGCAGACATAATATATTCATTCCACAAGACCAGCACTGAAAAATTTGTCAAGGCGATCGCAAAAGACCATGGATTCGATGTGACCAACAGATGGGATTTCTCATTCCCCTTGAAAAAAACACATAAGTTCCATAAGCGAAAGATACACAGGATAGAAGTCAGCTGCTTCAGGATGCAGAGGATGCAAGGCAAACATTTATAA
- a CDS encoding 50S ribosomal protein L1, translating to MEQKDIIKAVKQARESKKRNFKQGFDLIINLKNIDLKKQDNQIDLYVMVKHPPKKKKICALIGAELKDEASKVCDLAILSDSFPEYSEKKKARQLAQDHDYFIAQANVMPKVANIFGRVFGVRGKMPNPKAGCVVPPKANLGPLYEKLQNTIRVTAKSAPIVQCGLGNEEMKDEDLADNVHTIYNAVLHKLPNERNNIKSVFVKFTMGKPAPVKF from the coding sequence ATGGAACAGAAAGATATCATAAAGGCCGTGAAACAGGCCAGGGAATCTAAGAAAAGGAATTTCAAACAGGGCTTTGACCTAATCATAAACCTGAAGAACATAGACCTCAAGAAACAGGACAACCAGATAGACCTCTATGTCATGGTCAAGCACCCTCCGAAGAAGAAAAAGATATGCGCACTCATCGGCGCAGAGCTGAAAGATGAGGCTTCAAAAGTCTGCGATCTGGCGATACTGTCAGACAGCTTCCCTGAATATTCTGAAAAGAAGAAAGCAAGGCAGCTTGCGCAGGATCATGATTACTTCATAGCACAGGCGAATGTGATGCCAAAGGTGGCCAACATATTCGGCCGAGTGTTCGGCGTCAGGGGAAAGATGCCCAACCCGAAAGCAGGATGCGTAGTGCCCCCGAAAGCAAACCTCGGCCCGCTCTATGAAAAGCTCCAGAACACGATAAGGGTCACTGCAAAATCAGCTCCCATAGTGCAATGCGGGCTCGGCAATGAGGAGATGAAGGACGAGGACCTCGCAGACAATGTGCACACGATCTACAATGCAGTCCTCCATAAGCTCCCCAACGAGAGGAACAACATAAAATCAGTCTTTGTCAAGTTCACAATGGGAAAACCTGCACCAGTGAAATTTTAG
- the uppS gene encoding di-trans,poly-cis-decaprenylcistransferase, whose protein sequence is MKIKNTPKHVAIILDGNRRFAKRLLNHPFKGHEWGAKKIEALVDWAHESGIRELTLWAFSLENFGRPKDEFEYLMRVFKENFERLKDDKRIFENRIRIRVIGRIGMFPDDIEKAMRDIMELTKHHDKFIINFAMAYGGRGEIIDAVNSLAKDIKDSKLKPGQITNKIFENYLYMKDAPDLIIRTGGAKRTSGFLLWQSDYSEYIFLDKFWPDFEEEDFIKCLEEYSLRQRRFGK, encoded by the coding sequence ATGAAGATTAAGAACACCCCGAAGCATGTAGCTATAATACTTGATGGCAACAGGCGTTTTGCAAAGAGGCTCCTAAATCATCCATTCAAGGGTCATGAGTGGGGTGCCAAGAAGATTGAGGCTCTTGTTGACTGGGCTCACGAGTCTGGCATCAGGGAGCTCACACTCTGGGCTTTTTCCTTGGAGAATTTTGGCAGGCCGAAGGATGAGTTTGAGTATCTCATGAGGGTCTTCAAGGAGAATTTTGAGAGATTGAAGGATGATAAGAGGATCTTTGAGAATCGGATAAGGATAAGGGTCATAGGGAGGATTGGCATGTTCCCTGATGACATCGAAAAGGCAATGAGAGATATCATGGAGCTCACAAAGCATCATGATAAGTTTATTATAAATTTTGCAATGGCTTATGGTGGCAGGGGCGAGATCATTGATGCTGTCAACAGTCTGGCAAAAGATATCAAGGACAGCAAGCTGAAGCCAGGTCAGATAACCAATAAGATCTTCGAGAATTACCTTTATATGAAGGATGCTCCTGACCTCATCATAAGGACTGGTGGTGCAAAAAGGACTTCAGGTTTCCTGCTCTGGCAGTCTGACTATTCAGAATATATCTTTCTGGACAAGTTCTGGCCGGATTTTGAGGAAGAGGATTTCATCAAGTGCCTGGAAGAATACTCACTCAGGCAAAGGCGTTTCGGCAAGTGA